A genomic region of Melanotaenia boesemani isolate fMelBoe1 chromosome 13, fMelBoe1.pri, whole genome shotgun sequence contains the following coding sequences:
- the spsb1 gene encoding SPRY domain-containing SOCS box protein 1 isoform X1, which produces MRNKCLPGSANPTSTSSCILISSKPTQGPKNPNLPRPGSKPPKTHSSTSHLFIPLMVMFLFKYKIAFKQYLSYLDGLHQGLDNKLSSWAEGAKWRRGSEANLLPPLVTEEGGEGEAAINTWSMGQKVPGGIKTIDMRDPAFSPLKLELQALNHTKPSRLDLLLDMPPVSLDVQVQHSWNNEDRSLNVFVKDDNKLVFHRHPVAQSTDAIRGRVGYTRGLHVWEISWAMRQRGTHAVVGVATSDAPLHSVGYTALVGSNAESWGWDLCRSKLYHDGKNIPGKTYPAFLEPDDTFIIPDSLLVVLDMDEGTLGYIVDGHYLGVAFRGLKGRKLYPVVSAVWGHCEIRIRYINGLDPEPLSLMDLCRRSVRVALGRDRLSEIHRLPLPASLKNYLLYQ; this is translated from the exons ATGAGAAACAAGTGTCTCCCTGGCTCAGCAAACCCAACAAGCACTTCCTCTTGCATTTTAATCAGCTCCAAACCAACCCAGGGCCCCAAGAACCCCAACCTGCCCAGGCCTGGCTCTAAGCCCCCCAAAACACATTCCTCCACAAGCCACCTTTTCATTCCACTGATggttatgtttctttttaagtacAAG ATTGCCTTCAAACAATATTTGTCTTACCTCGATGGTCTGCATCAGGGACTGGACAACAAACTTTCATCTTGGGCCGAGGGAGCAAAGTGGAGGAGAGGGTCTGAGGCTAATTTACTCCCCCCATTAGTCACTGAGGAGGGGGGGGAGGGAGAAGCTGCTATAAACACCTGGAGCATGGGGCAGAAAGTCCCAGGTGGCATTAAAACCATTGATATGCGGGACCCAGCATTCAGCCCCCTTAAGTTGGAGCTTCAGGCCCTGAATCACACCAAGCCGTCTCGACTGGATCTGCTGCTGGACATGCCACCCGTCAGCCTGGACGTCCAGGTCCAGCACTCATGGAACAACGAAGACCGCTCCCTCAACGTCTTTGTCAAGGATGACAACAAGCTGGTGTTTCACAGGCACCCTGTGGCGCAGAGCACGGATGCCATCCGTGGCCGTGTTGGCTACACAAGGGGACTGCATGTGTGGGAGATCAGCTGGGCCATGCGTCAGAGGGGCACTCATGCAGTGGTTGGAGTGGCTACAAGTGACGCTCCTCTGCATTCAGTGGGCTACACAGCTTTGGTGGGAAGCAACGCTGAATCCTGGGGCTGGGATTTGTGCAGGAGTAAACTCTACCACGATGGCAAGAATATCCCAGGAAAAACCTACCCTGCCTTCCTCGAACCAGATGACACCTTCATAATACCAGACTCTCTTTTAGTAGTTCTGGACATGGATGAGGGGACTCTGGGTTACATAGTGGATGGACATTATTTAGGGGTGGCATTTAGAGGACTTAAAGGCAGGAAGTTGTACCCCGTGGTGAGCGCCGTGTGGGGACATTGTGAAATACGAATCCGGTACATAAATGGACTTGATC CTGAACCCCTCTCTCTGATGGACCTGTGTAGGCGTTCGGTGAGGGTGGCGTTAGGAAGAGACCGCCTGAGTGAAATCCATAGACTGCCCCTGCCGGCCTCTCTCAAGAACTACCTGCTCTACCAATGA
- the slc25a33 gene encoding solute carrier family 25 member 33: MAQKDTLLHLFAGGCSGTVGAIVTCPLEVLKTRLQSSGLTLRPIFQVQLGTLGGTGVIRPGTVTPGLLQVLRSILEKEGPRSLFRGLGPNLVGVAPSRAIYFAAYSRSKDLFNGLFVPNSGLVHMSSAGVAAFVTNSLMNPIWMVKTRMQLEKKARGEKKMNALQCARYVYKTEGIRGFYRGLTASYAGISETMICFLIYETLKKHLAKNQFTSPNSENEKGASDFLSLMMAAAFSKGCASCIAYPHEVIRTRLREEGSKYKYFFQTGRLIAVEEGYAAFYRGLIPQLIRQIPNTAIVLSTYELIVHLLGNSK, encoded by the exons atggcacaGAAAGACACGCTGCTGCATCTCTTCGCAGGGGG ATGTAGTGGCACAGTGGGAGCCATTGTGACCTGCCCGCTGGAGGTTTTGAAAACACGGTTGCAGTCCTCTGGCCTCACCCTTCGACCCATCTTCCAGGTCCAGCTTGGCACCCTTGGTGGCACCGGGGTTATCCGACCAGGGACTGTTACACCTGGGCTGCTGCAGGTTCTAAG atcaATTCTTGAAAAAGAGGGACCAAGATCTCTTTTCCGTGGACTGGGGCCGAATCTTGTTGGTGTTGCACCTTCAAG AGCCATTTACTTTGCTGCATACTCGAGGTCTAAAGACTTATTCAATGGGCTGTTCGTCCCCAACAGTGGATTGGTGCACATGTCCTCAGCTGGTGTTGCAG ctTTTGTAACCAATTCTCTGATGAACCCTATCTGGATGGTCAAGACCAGGATGCAGTTGGagaaaaa AGCgagaggagagaagaagatGAATGCACTGCAGTGTGCACGCTATGTTTACAAAACGGAGGGAATCCGGGGCTTCTACCGCGGTCTGACTGCATCGTATGCTGGCATCTCAGAAACCATGATCTGCTTCCTCATCTATGAGACGTTGAAGAAACATCTTGCTAAGAACCAGTTCACATCCccaaacagtgaaaatgagaagGGAGCATCAGACTTCCTGAGCCTGATGATGGCAGCTGCTTTTTCAAAGGGTTGTGCATCCTGCATAGCCTACCCACATG AGGTTATTCGGACAAGACTTCGCGAGGAGGGCAGCAAGTACAAGTACTTCTTCCAGACTGGGAGGTTAATAGCGGTGGAGGAAGGCTACGCTGCTTTTTATAGAGGACTCATTCCACAACTAATTAGACAAA
- the spsb1 gene encoding SPRY domain-containing SOCS box protein 1 isoform X2, whose translation MGQKVPGGIKTIDMRDPAFSPLKLELQALNHTKPSRLDLLLDMPPVSLDVQVQHSWNNEDRSLNVFVKDDNKLVFHRHPVAQSTDAIRGRVGYTRGLHVWEISWAMRQRGTHAVVGVATSDAPLHSVGYTALVGSNAESWGWDLCRSKLYHDGKNIPGKTYPAFLEPDDTFIIPDSLLVVLDMDEGTLGYIVDGHYLGVAFRGLKGRKLYPVVSAVWGHCEIRIRYINGLDPEPLSLMDLCRRSVRVALGRDRLSEIHRLPLPASLKNYLLYQ comes from the exons ATGGGGCAGAAAGTCCCAGGTGGCATTAAAACCATTGATATGCGGGACCCAGCATTCAGCCCCCTTAAGTTGGAGCTTCAGGCCCTGAATCACACCAAGCCGTCTCGACTGGATCTGCTGCTGGACATGCCACCCGTCAGCCTGGACGTCCAGGTCCAGCACTCATGGAACAACGAAGACCGCTCCCTCAACGTCTTTGTCAAGGATGACAACAAGCTGGTGTTTCACAGGCACCCTGTGGCGCAGAGCACGGATGCCATCCGTGGCCGTGTTGGCTACACAAGGGGACTGCATGTGTGGGAGATCAGCTGGGCCATGCGTCAGAGGGGCACTCATGCAGTGGTTGGAGTGGCTACAAGTGACGCTCCTCTGCATTCAGTGGGCTACACAGCTTTGGTGGGAAGCAACGCTGAATCCTGGGGCTGGGATTTGTGCAGGAGTAAACTCTACCACGATGGCAAGAATATCCCAGGAAAAACCTACCCTGCCTTCCTCGAACCAGATGACACCTTCATAATACCAGACTCTCTTTTAGTAGTTCTGGACATGGATGAGGGGACTCTGGGTTACATAGTGGATGGACATTATTTAGGGGTGGCATTTAGAGGACTTAAAGGCAGGAAGTTGTACCCCGTGGTGAGCGCCGTGTGGGGACATTGTGAAATACGAATCCGGTACATAAATGGACTTGATC CTGAACCCCTCTCTCTGATGGACCTGTGTAGGCGTTCGGTGAGGGTGGCGTTAGGAAGAGACCGCCTGAGTGAAATCCATAGACTGCCCCTGCCGGCCTCTCTCAAGAACTACCTGCTCTACCAATGA